A region of Halalkaliarchaeum desulfuricum DNA encodes the following proteins:
- a CDS encoding DNA-directed RNA polymerase subunit K — protein sequence MTRQRYNRYEKARILGARALQVSYGAPVLVDTDQSEPILVAAEEYDAGVLPFTVRRGGK from the coding sequence ATGACACGGCAACGCTACAACCGGTACGAGAAGGCACGGATCCTCGGAGCGCGAGCGCTACAGGTCTCTTACGGGGCACCCGTGCTGGTCGACACCGACCAGTCGGAGCCGATCCTCGTCGCTGCAGAGGAGTACGACGCCGGCGTCCTGCCGTTTACCGTCCGTCGGGGGGGGAAATGA
- the mvk gene encoding mevalonate kinase, which produces MTVSSAPGKVYLFGEHAVVYGEPAVPCAIERRATVEVVPREDDHVRVRADDLSLNGFTVEYEGRTGDDPDVDVPRPLVEAAMGYIDAAVRQARAAAEAPAAGFDITVRSEIPLGGGLGSSAAVVVAGIDAATRALGEPLEKRELADRAYRAEFEVQDGQASRADTFCSTMGGAVRVEGDDCRTIEAPNLPFVIGFDGGAGETGELVSGVRELRERYDFAAETLATIGDVVRNGEALLSEAIPETDPSPELLADLGDLMDFNHGLLSALGVSARSLDEMVWAAREAGAHGAKLTGAGGGGCIVALDRTPESRTALEFTPGCQRAFRAELATEGVRVEEA; this is translated from the coding sequence ATGACAGTCTCCAGCGCACCGGGGAAGGTCTATCTCTTCGGGGAGCACGCGGTCGTCTACGGGGAACCCGCGGTTCCGTGCGCGATCGAACGCCGGGCGACCGTCGAGGTCGTGCCCCGCGAGGACGATCACGTCCGGGTGCGGGCCGACGACCTGTCGTTGAACGGGTTCACCGTCGAATACGAGGGGAGAACCGGAGACGATCCCGACGTCGACGTCCCGCGACCGCTCGTGGAGGCGGCCATGGGATACATCGACGCGGCGGTCCGTCAGGCCCGTGCTGCCGCGGAAGCGCCGGCGGCCGGATTCGACATCACCGTCAGATCCGAGATTCCCCTCGGCGGCGGGCTCGGTTCTTCCGCAGCGGTCGTGGTCGCCGGGATCGACGCCGCCACCCGGGCGCTGGGCGAACCGCTCGAGAAGAGGGAGCTCGCGGACCGGGCCTACCGCGCGGAGTTCGAAGTCCAGGACGGACAGGCGTCCCGGGCGGACACGTTCTGTTCGACGATGGGTGGTGCCGTCAGAGTCGAAGGCGACGACTGCCGGACGATCGAGGCCCCGAACCTCCCGTTCGTGATCGGCTTCGACGGCGGCGCGGGTGAGACCGGGGAACTGGTTTCGGGAGTTCGGGAGCTTCGCGAGCGGTACGATTTCGCCGCCGAGACGCTGGCAACGATCGGCGACGTGGTTCGAAACGGGGAAGCGCTGCTCTCGGAGGCGATCCCCGAAACTGACCCGTCGCCGGAGTTGCTCGCGGATCTCGGCGACCTGATGGACTTCAACCACGGCCTGCTGTCTGCGCTTGGGGTGTCGGCCCGGTCGCTCGACGAGATGGTGTGGGCGGCTCGCGAGGCAGGCGCCCACGGCGCGAAACTCACCGGCGCCGGCGGCGGCGGCTGCATCGTCGCGCTCGATCGAACCCCGGAGTCCAGAACCGCCCTCGAGTTCACGCCCGGCTGTCAACGCGCGTTTCGGGCCGAACTCGCGACCGAAGGCGTCCGGGTCGAGGAGGCGTAA
- the eno gene encoding phosphopyruvate hydratase, translated as MTRIRSISLRRVLDSRGNPTVEADVLTESGGFGRAAAPSGASTGEYEAVERPPTEAIAAAREHAVPRIEGLFAGDQREVDAVLRAADGTDDFSEIGANSAVAISMATAKAAADVLGAPLYQHLGGAFRGDNFPIPLGNVIGGGEHARDATHIQEFLAAPVGAPSVVEAVFANAAVHAAVAEELDERDVPAAKGDEGAWAPAISDAEAFEVMDAAVETIEDEVGFEIRFGLDVAAAELYDSDEEVYVYGDETKTRAEQIAYVAEMIDEYDLAYVEDPLDEDDFEGYAELTERVGVAGARPSQAGDCLICGDDLFVTNTDRLQTGIDVGAGNSILIKPNQIGTLSDAFDAVELAHRNGYDAVVSHRSGETEDTTIAHLAVATDAAYIKTGTVGGERTAKLNELIRIADDAV; from the coding sequence ATGACGCGCATCAGGTCGATCTCGCTTCGTCGCGTGCTCGACTCCCGGGGGAACCCGACAGTCGAGGCCGACGTGCTCACCGAATCCGGCGGCTTCGGCCGGGCCGCTGCGCCGTCGGGCGCATCGACCGGCGAGTACGAGGCCGTCGAACGCCCACCGACGGAGGCGATCGCCGCCGCGCGAGAACACGCGGTCCCCCGCATCGAGGGGTTGTTCGCCGGCGACCAGCGGGAGGTCGACGCGGTGCTTCGCGCAGCCGACGGCACCGACGACTTCTCGGAGATCGGCGCGAACAGCGCAGTCGCGATCTCGATGGCGACGGCGAAGGCAGCCGCCGACGTCCTCGGCGCCCCGCTGTACCAGCATCTCGGCGGTGCCTTCAGGGGCGACAACTTCCCGATCCCGCTCGGTAACGTGATCGGCGGGGGCGAACACGCGCGCGACGCCACCCACATCCAGGAGTTCCTCGCAGCGCCCGTCGGCGCCCCGAGCGTCGTGGAGGCGGTTTTCGCCAACGCAGCGGTTCACGCCGCCGTCGCAGAGGAACTCGACGAGCGTGACGTTCCGGCGGCCAAAGGCGACGAGGGAGCCTGGGCTCCGGCCATCTCGGACGCGGAGGCGTTCGAGGTGATGGACGCCGCAGTCGAGACGATCGAAGACGAGGTCGGGTTCGAAATCCGATTCGGACTCGACGTCGCCGCCGCTGAGTTGTACGACTCCGACGAGGAGGTGTACGTCTACGGCGACGAGACGAAAACACGGGCGGAACAGATCGCGTACGTCGCCGAGATGATCGACGAGTACGACCTCGCGTACGTCGAGGACCCGCTCGACGAAGACGACTTCGAGGGATACGCGGAACTGACCGAACGGGTCGGCGTCGCGGGCGCCCGCCCGAGCCAGGCAGGCGACTGTCTGATCTGTGGTGACGACCTGTTCGTCACCAACACCGACCGGCTGCAAACCGGCATCGACGTCGGCGCGGGCAACAGCATCCTGATCAAGCCCAATCAGATCGGGACGCTTTCGGATGCGTTCGACGCCGTGGAACTGGCCCACCGGAACGGCTACGACGCGGTCGTCTCTCACCGCTCCGGGGAAACCGAGGACACGACGATCGCCCACCTCGCCGTCGCGACCGACGCCGCGTACATCAAGACCGGTACGGTCGGCGGCGAACGAACCGCCAAGCTCAACGAACTGATCCGCATCGCGGACGACGCAGTATGA
- the rpsB gene encoding 30S ribosomal protein S2: MTDNEDAVEVEADDESPTEADTTEEQPADRADEAAESADSPATDAEETTAEGSATEAEPEEAASPFDEDVMPDDEADLLIPVEEYLSAGVHIGTQQKTKDMGRFIHRVRDDGLYVLDVSRTDERIRVAADFLANYAPEQILVTSSRQYGRFPAEKFADAIGARARTGRFIPGTLTNPKYDGYIEPDVVVVTDPIGDAQAVKEAITVGIPVIAMCDSNNQLSNVDLVIPTNNKGRRALSVVYWLLANETLDRRGADTVYALEDFEADI, from the coding sequence ATGACGGACAACGAAGACGCGGTCGAGGTCGAGGCCGACGACGAGTCGCCGACCGAGGCCGACACGACCGAGGAACAGCCGGCCGACCGAGCCGACGAGGCGGCGGAATCCGCCGACTCGCCGGCGACGGACGCCGAAGAGACGACGGCCGAAGGCTCGGCCACCGAAGCGGAGCCCGAGGAGGCGGCCTCCCCGTTCGACGAGGACGTGATGCCCGACGACGAGGCGGATCTCCTCATTCCCGTCGAGGAGTACCTCTCGGCGGGGGTCCACATCGGGACCCAGCAGAAGACGAAGGACATGGGGCGGTTCATCCACCGCGTTCGCGACGACGGCCTGTACGTGCTCGACGTCTCCCGGACGGACGAGCGGATCCGCGTCGCGGCGGATTTCCTCGCGAATTACGCTCCCGAACAGATCCTGGTGACGTCCTCGCGGCAGTACGGCCGGTTCCCGGCCGAGAAGTTCGCCGACGCGATCGGCGCCCGCGCCCGAACTGGCCGGTTCATTCCCGGAACGCTCACCAACCCGAAGTACGACGGCTACATCGAACCGGACGTCGTCGTCGTTACGGACCCGATCGGCGACGCCCAGGCCGTAAAGGAAGCGATCACCGTCGGTATTCCGGTGATCGCGATGTGTGACTCGAACAACCAGCTGTCGAACGTCGATCTCGTCATCCCGACGAACAACAAGGGTCGGCGTGCGCTGTCGGTCGTCTACTGGCTGCTCGCCAACGAGACGCTCGATCGCCGCGGCGCCGACACCGTGTACGCGCTCGAGGACTTCGAGGCCGACATCTAG